In the Mobula birostris isolate sMobBir1 chromosome 25, sMobBir1.hap1, whole genome shotgun sequence genome, gatttgggctccTTTTCTGtgaaaagatgttctggcatttGAGAAGGTCGAGAGGTGGTTCccaagaatgatttcaggaatgaaagggttaacatgtgagaagcatttcatgcctctggacctatacttgctggagttgcGGGGGGTGCGGAATGGATGGATCGCACTGAAAtttatcaaatagtgaaaggcgtagaatagtggatgtggagaagatgtttcctatagtggtgaatgtgtatttaatatttcagtgataattGCATAATGTAAATATTAAAACATTATTTGTTTAATTCGttgttatatatataaaaatatgcaAATTACACATGGCATGATGCCACCACATGATGTGTGCACCCCTCTCCCAAAAAAAAAGTAGAAACGAGGTTAGACATTTGTTATGGACTCTccgtgttttcctttcaattagtttttgttttgaagttacaaaacaacaGGGGAagctagggccagagggcacagcctcagaatacagagacgtccatttggaacagagatgaggaatttctttaaccagagaataatgaatctgtggcattcattgccgcaggcagaggttgattgattttTGATGAGTCAGGGTGTCGAAGGCtgtggagaaggtaggagaatgaggagaatggagctgagaagggtaataactcagccatgatggaatggcagagcagactgtaTGCCGTCTACTATCCAAGTCTTAATTCATGCCAAGTTTTTTTAGTCCGatttccaggtgctccaattcTGTGATCTGGAATGCCTTTGCTTGAAAGGTCAAAGGAAGTAGATCCAACAGCAATGTGAGAAATGGAAATTGGATAATAAACTTGGAGAACAAAGAAAGGCAGGCTGTTGGGACGATCAGTCAAAGGGTAAACTCATCTTAGGACTGTCACGGACCACATTGACCAGGTGGTCACATTTCTTGTAAGATTGTATGGTGGGATAGGAGAAAGATTTGGAAATTTGCCTTTGGTTGCTATCACTTAATATTGATCAGCTCCTTGTAGTCACATATGTGTATTCTGGTTCTGTTCATCTCCAATGCGATGTCAGTGCAACCAGTAGCCATCACATTCCGATGTTGGTTCTGATCACATTACTGTGTGGTTATCCACAGCCAACTGTCCACATTACAACCTATTCCACAGCTGGTTGGTTGCCATTTGTTGAAATGAGAAATAGAAAGACAAAATTAATAGTTGTACATGAGTTGAATATTAACTCTTCAAATGTAATTGCCTCACCATAAAGCTACTGGCTATGCCAAGTCATAAGAGAGTGTGCCCATCTGAATGAACTCCCTGATACTTTTCAGGAATGATTTTGTCAAGATGCATTGCAGCCAACATTGCAAAATAAGTTCTGTAATTCGAAGTTAATGAACCAATacaagaggtgattgataagttcatggcctaaggtagaaggagtcaattgtaggaaacctagcacatttatttttcaacatagtcccctcctacatgtacacacttagtccaatggtcgtggagcatatgagTCCCTTTTTTGTagaaatggtccacagcagggtgatcgataagttcgtggcctgaggtagaaggagaagagttatacagctctcgttacatgcacgtgcagttccagtgaaaatgcagaaagtttgaagtttctcctcatctccttctactttaggtcgtgaacttatcaatcaccgctgctgtggaccactttctagaggtccaagatgccgacctTTACAAGGAacggatccatatgctccacgaccgctggactgagtgtgtaaatgtagcaaaaaataaatgtgctaggtgttctaaaattgacttctaccgtaggccacgaacttatcaatcacccctcgtactgcAGTACTCATTATTTTTCTTGTAATTATTCAACAAACACTGAGATTGTACATCTTGATGAGTTATTCATTCCCAAGTCCTGTACGCAGCATCTTCCAGAGAGGGAAATAATGAACTCTTTGAATAGAAGAATCACTAATCTAGCAACACGTATTAAAACAATCAAATATGATCTTGATCTTCTGACTTACCATTTTCTCTACCTGATTCCACCTTCTTCAACAGAAAACACTTAATACACAGTACAGATAAATGTATTTTTATGTTTTCACATTTCAGGTCAAATAACTGCCACTATTTGGGGAAGCTCGGGGCGGGTgggaggtagaacaagggaagaTTTATTTAATAAGTTGACATGCAAACTATCTTTCTTATTCCtgacagatttttttaaatgttgcacGTGTCCTGTGAGTGTTGAGAAAACAAGTTacttatttttcatttttaaaaaaaaacaattgggaTCTGGATTAGCATTTGAATTAATAGCCAGCCACACAACTGGATTAACTTGGCTTCCAGTTTTGTGATTAGTATATTTAATGTCCTGGGTAGTAGGACTGATAAAGATAACTAATTAGACCTATAACTGAAATCATAATGCTTCCTCTTCTCTAGATGTGGGGTCTGGGCCCTGTGGTCATATCTGCTGCATTGCTTTAAAATATACATGCAGCAATTGGTTAGGGAGGCTTACGTCAATTAAAGCTTCTCTAGCACTTTCATATGAGCTGTTAATCAATATTGGCAATTGCCAAGGAAAAATTGTATTTCAAGACTTTAATAAACCTACAACAAAAATCCCTGTATTTATATATTTGTTTCAGAATCAGTCAGGTGACATGGTGAAAGAGGATTTACCACTTAAGCAAGATAAGGAAGAATATCATTTAAACTGTGAAAATCTCTAACCTAGAGAGCTATTGATGCTGAGACATGCAGTACATTGGAGATTAGTTGGAATCAAGGGTTTTGGGGATTGCTTAGGAAACTAACAGAACCAATATCAGATCAACTATGACCTTAATAAATGGCAAAAACAAGCTTGAGAGACTCTATCTACATTTTATATAAAATGTCCATCTCGTGTTAGTTTCAAGTTAGAAGAGAACTGTAGCCCATTGAACACAGCGTTTGAAACTTCAGTAGCTTTGCAGTTAATGGCTGCGGTGACGTTCTAGCCATGGATTGTGCAGGATTTAAATGTATACACAAAGATTCGGACGCCTTTTCATAACATTGGGAAAAGCTAAAAGTAACATCGTGCCTTCTGCCAGAATCTTATTTCCATTGAAGGTGGGCACGTTAGGAGATGCATCCAGAGGTGAAAGTAAGCTGGGTTGCCTTGTGCTATATTTTCAATAGGACTCTTTAACAGTAAGAAATTTAATGCTTTCACTATGGATGTATCCCACAAGTCACACGTCCTCCAAAGATTGACTTTATTGGCGTGGGTAAAACTTGGCCAGGATCTGGTAATTAAAGAAAACAAAGTTGTAAGGTTTAAGATAAGAGATGACACAGGTGTGCCTGACCACAGAATTCTCAGCAATAGCACTGACATTTCAAATTAGTGTCAGAGTGAAATGAAAATTAGCGTTGTTTATCTTCTATATGCGCTGCATCATAATAAACATGAAAAAGAATAATCGATGTTTTTATCACAATGAATTTTTACTCATTTCTGTGGAAAGATATTTCTTTGTAGCCAGACGCAGCAATGCTGTCATATAGGAACTCGAATCTAGTTAAAATTGGCTGTGCTTCAGCTGCATTTTCTCTCCAACCTCAGCTGGTAGAAATTACGACGTTATGCCCAACTTGCCCGGTGGATTGGAGTTGCTCAATTAAGTGAGCCACAACCAAAGGAGTCGTTTATCTTATTGTCCCTGGGGCAGCTCTCAGACAAAGCTATTCCATTAATCTCAGTATCATTGTTTTTCTGCTTAACCATGCTTTCAAGACTTTATCCATATCTATCCAGTCAGGGCCATGAATGCCAGATCCATATCGAGTTGTGGCTTTAAAATATTGTCTCTGTCACCCTATGGATTTTGCTTTGTCTTAAATCCGTCAGGAATGTAAAGGTTGAATGCACACAGCTGGTCAAGTAGCATATGGATCGAGAAATGAAATTAACGCTTCAGATTCAAGACACTCTCAGATCGGGGGAAGTAAAACCAATTAGTTTCACGTTGCAAAGAGGAAAAGGGAACAAAGCAAATACCACCCGGTAGGATAAAGCTCAAAGTCGCCTTGCTGTGGAAGCAAAAGAGAAAAGTAAAATAATGCAAAAGTTCTGAAATGTACAGCTGTTGAAAATGCCTAACAGGTCAGACCAAAGTTAGGTGGATTGAGTTAATATTATAATATTACattagtttgtgtgtgtgtgtctgtctgtctctcttattctctctctctcattctctctctctcattctctctctctctctcattctctctctctctctcattctctctctctctctctcattctctctctctctctctcattctctctctcgctctcattctctctctctctctcatccttgACCAGAAACATTAATTCTGATCCCCCTCTTCACAGATGCTTCCCAGCCTGCTTGGTCTTGCCAacattttgtttcagatttccagtatctgcagttttttgGTATTTTACTTAGATCCATATCCTCAGCTTACAATTGTTTCAAAGGTGATGTGGATTTTCCTTATTTGCTCCTGTCTAATGTTGGATCATTTGTTTCTTCACAACAGGTAACAGAACTGAACGAAGCCCTTTCCAATGAAGAaaggaatctcctgtctgttgcTTACAAAAATGTGGTAGGGGCAAGGCGTTCATCCTGGAGGGTGATTAGCAGCATCGAGCAAAAGACCTCTGCAGACGGTAACGAGAAGAAAATTGAGATGGTGCGGGCCTACAGGGAGAAGATAGAAAAGGAGCTGGAATCTGTGTGCCAAGATGTGCTCAACCTCTTAGACAATTACCTGATCAAAAACTGCAGCGACACACAGTATGAGAGCAAGGTCTTCTACCTAAAGATGAAGGGAGACTATTACCGCTACCTTGCCGAGGTGGCGTCTGGTGAGAAGCGTGCCACAGTGGTGGAGTCCTCAGAGAAGGCATACGGCGAGGCTCACGAGATCAGCAAGGAGCACATGCAGCCTACACACCCCATCCGACTGGGCCTGGCCCTCAACTACTCTGTCTTCTACTACGAGATCCAGAATGCTCCTGAGCAGGCCTGCCATTTGGCCAAGACCGCCTTCGATGATGCCATCGCTGAGCTCGACACCCTCAACGAGGACTCCTACAAGGACTCGACTCTCATCATGCAGCTTCTCCGCGACAATCTGACACTCTGGACAAGCGACCAGCAGGACGACgaaggaggggaagggaacaaTTAAGccctggggggagggggaaactgGCTGCTGCAGCTGCGACCGCAGTCTTTTTTTTTCCacttggggtgggggagggagagcttCTGGTTaccccctcccctcactctccgcCCTGTTGACGCCTCTTCGACATTTGCCAAAACACCACTAGCGGAAAGTCAGACTTGGCCGTGCTGGTTCGGAGTGGGAGCCACACACTGGCATTTGGACTGTTCTGTAGTTAAATAAGTGGAGTTGTTTCATTTAACGTAAAGCTAGGCAGACGTAAAACTTGAATGATGAGGTCTGCACAAAAAAATACTCTTGTGGTTTCAGTAACCTCCATTCTtttgggggggaaaaaaatcaagtattaacaatacagtataaaataatttatttcagtttacctatttaaaaaaaaaacatctaatTTATAAAGCCATAGATGAATTCCTGGGCTTACCCTTCCCTAAATTAGAAATTGATTATGGCTCAAGTTCTGAAATGGTGACCTGCAAACACAAAACTTTGAGATATAAAAAGTAACTGGATCTAAAACAAAACTGATCTACCAGCATCACGGCCTAGTTTAAAACCACTGGTAGATACATCACTTTTTTTGGAAGGACTTGTGCCTTTTATGATTATAGGAAACCCATGTTGGCCAATTGGCTGTTATGATCCCACCATTGTTTAACTGGTGGCATTTGAGACCAGAGATAAGTCTTCTTGCTACTTGGACCCCTCTGCATGTTACTGGAAACACAGGATCATTTTTTTGGGTCAGGCCGAATCGAGGGCAGAtttcataaaaagaaaaataatgggAATTGATCTTCAAGCagcttatttgttttttttaaaagagatgCACTTGCCTATTATGCTGTCTTATCAAGTGTAATATGATTATTATGCTTCAATATTGTGCATGCTGGTGATGTATTTAAACAGTAGCTCAGATTTATTAACTTATAGATGTGATGTATTCTAATGGCAAAAATACTAGTCTTCATATGTAACTGATTTGCTGGAGTACGCTCTACCCAAATGATCGTAACAGTTGATTGGTCTGTTATGGACGTTACTATAGTGACATGCAATTATGTAATTGACTTGTTGAAAGCACCAGTGTTCTAGCTTAATCTTGATGTCTGGTGTTTTGTTATAGTGAAATTATTACAGTGTAGGAGCTTTTACCAGAACTTGTTAGTATGAGGCTTCTGTTTGTGCTTTTGTCATGTTATGCAGTGAACTCTTACAGTTTGAGCAAGTGACTTGATTATTTTATCTCCAACCCAGTGTATCTGTGGGGAAACCCTTCCACACATGGACCATTCCTTGGCAATTTTATCGGTGATGGAATATCTTGAATGTGAGTCATTATGTAGCAGTCGCACACAGGCTAATAAAATCGCAAATCAGTTCTTCTGCTTATGTAGAGTTCTGTCTACTTCATTTTGTCCTGAAGTGTTCAGAAGGAACTGAGTCTAGGGCAGAGGGTCCCAACCTttccttatgccatggaccaatgccattaagcaaggtgtcTGCTCTCCAGGTTGGTTATCCGTGGTCTAGGGAGTGATGCTGGAGAAGGAGGGGAGGCTGTTGTCTAGCatgcaaataacacacagaacggGGAACTAATTTTGATATGAAAAGGTATGGAACTGTTTGGGGGAATTTTTCCTCATGCTTTCACTTCTGGTCAAAGATGGGCAGAAAcaccacaacacgctggaggaactcagcaggtcgggcagcatctgtggaaatgatcaatcaacgttttgggtcgagacccttcgtcaggactgaagagggaagtggcagaggccctataaagaaggtggggggaggatgggaaggagaaggctggtaggttccaggtgaaaaaccagtaaggggaaagaagtAAGGGGCAGAATCACCAAATATCCATCAAATTTAAAAGGTTCTTTGTTTATTAAGGCATGTGAGGACCAGCTCCAGTGATGGATGATATCAGGAAAACTGAATTCCTAGTCAATGATTGGAGCCACTTAATGTGTCCTCATTTTTCACTGAGATG is a window encoding:
- the LOC140187615 gene encoding 14-3-3 protein gamma-B; this encodes MVDREQLVQKARLAEQAERYDDMAAAMKSVTELNEALSNEERNLLSVAYKNVVGARRSSWRVISSIEQKTSADGNEKKIEMVRAYREKIEKELESVCQDVLNLLDNYLIKNCSDTQYESKVFYLKMKGDYYRYLAEVASGEKRATVVESSEKAYGEAHEISKEHMQPTHPIRLGLALNYSVFYYEIQNAPEQACHLAKTAFDDAIAELDTLNEDSYKDSTLIMQLLRDNLTLWTSDQQDDEGGEGNN